A single region of the Theileria annulata chromosome 4, complete sequence, *** SEQUENCING IN PROGRESS *** genome encodes:
- a CDS encoding chromosome maintenance protein (SMC5 homologue), putative (Tap349h10.p1c.cand.202 - score = 84.04;~SMART pfam:SMC_N (PF02463) at aa 4-186, E()=1.70e-03; pfam:DNA_pol3_beta (PF00712) at aa 783-888, E()=7.90e-02; pfam:SMC_C (PF02483) at aa 872-1061, E()=1.90e-03) — protein sequence MRNGSIRYISMENWMAYTGPVVVHSTPGVNIIAASNGSGKSAIVCAIALSLGFDLSILSRADNISSFVKRGCMNSTLKVGLADGDSSQGVVHIERRIFLAANLPNEHSESNKANSSNQNSGHKQKIPVRNEWFLNGKPTNLSNIKSLHKRLNIQLDNLVTFLAQANVGKFAAMTQQQLFRSTLEAIDFKLVDELDNLIDLSQNLKSKVFESKLLQESLNACNKKLSELKIISDTLIKVKDATLYMNIVKLKLNQNKLSNVKKAYETTRKRIGDTNNDIYSHEIKHKKLEAKYNKIKSGSKSLYDLAKNNIEHANKIMQQDNPSCISNSMNDSGLNEPVQKAFYDSLSMLNSFSNDIQRKESRMQISEEGEQTLREKIQSLTEDINSLKSKLSDVDEIVSAIATNKIKEDSIRYNLKKFTSNSYDDPMKLQFEALLKNLSYVKRDMIMRYNRYCEAKSIEPKKFIVNDIKVSGVLNCSIVENLIWNYLDCILLHSSEFDDNLKLIKDFKLPTVTAPERNNVMCKVTDKMKSYGVMSFVHELVTASDLTIQVLSSLCDINEAFIVDEKTYNKIFFSNKNKSNPENLFSEFYKTMLQEISNQIGERVSEIKYFVGNKKHVHKHFYKSNYFMDTEMEISNKPKVIVDFSNFGKDSRNEEMMALENELDEVRSKLYDLNKKLNEQNELNKNTNRKLYTLTKQKLTLEKSLNAITANDNQKISGRSWKHDLNKLKKSRLKHISNSIVDTAKTLMIRIQNASEMKNILIEANESYDEYCSKVVEIDEMSNNVTISKNQLDELKSSLTLLQNTFKEQKERIDLYTNVINDVKQAINDSEQLFESDLFEESTNNFNEVKKRFENKLINLSDSDLEKELIKAEEQVKKLETDDFEEIQLIKMIQDERTQKDKLKQKIYDNRTEVNTATEELNKRYGIWESNVKQLVTEIDYKFGKYMEYIGDGSGGQVRLDVDIDNIQEAKMRILVKFDREKDLLPLTTSYQSGGERGVTTMVYILSVQNLTNNPFFVIDEINQGLDSHYERNLMKLLLASNNCEEDSQNPSTPQYFILTPQLISGYDLSKATLHFPLNGPGIEQNIEI from the exons atgaGAAATGGCTCAATCCGTTACATATCAATGGAAAATTGGATGGCCTATACAGGCCCAGTTGTTGTTCATTCGACACCAGGAGTTAACATTATAGCTGCATCAAATGGATCAGGCAAAAGCGCTATAGTCTGTGCAATCGCACTATCATTGGGTTttgatttatcaattttgtCAAGAGCTGATAATATTAGTTCATTCGTTAAAAGAGGCTGTATGAACTCTACACTTAAGGTTGGATTAGCCGATGGTGATTCTAGTCAAGGAGTAGTTCATATAGAGAGAAGGATATTTTTGGCTGCAAATTTACCAAATGAGCATTCTGAATCTAATAAAGCCAATTCGTCTAATCAGAATAGTGGACACAAACAAAAGATTCCTGTTCGAAATGAATGGTTCCTGAATGGGAAACCAACTAATTTAAGCAATATAAAATCACTTCACAAGAGATTGAATATACAATTGGATAATTTAGTTACATTCCTGGCACAAGCCAATGTAGGTAAATTTGCAGCCATGACACAACAACAGCTATTCAGATCAACATTAGAAGCAATCGACTTTAAATTGGTAGATGAGCTCGACAATTTAATAGACTTATCTCAAAACCTAAAGTCAAAAGTGTTTGAATCTAAACTACTGCAGGAGAGTCTAAATGCCTGTAACAAGAAGTTATCTGAGctcaaaattattagcGACACGCTCATAAAGGTTAAGGATGCAACTTTGTATATGAATATTGTAAAGTTGAAACTTAATCAA AATAAGCTGAGTAACGTAAAAAAGGCATATGAAACGACTCGAAAAAGAATTGGAGATACAAACAATGACATATACTCGCATGAAATTAAGCACAAGAAACTTGAGGCTAAGTATAACAAGATTAAGAGTGGGTCGAAAAGTCTCTATGATCTAGCCAAGAATAATATTGAACACGCCAATAAGATAATGCAACAGGATAATCCAAGTTGTATATCAAACAGTATGAATGATAGTGGACTTAACGAGCCAGTTCAAAAGGCATTTTACGACTCCTTGTCAAtgttaaattcattttcaaatgaCATCCAAAGAAAAGAATCGAGAATGCAAATATCAGAAGAGGGTGAACAAACCTTAAGAGAAAAAATCCAATCACTGACTGAAGATATAAACTCATTAAAATCGAAATTGTCTGATGTTGATGAAATAGTAAGCGCAATAGCTACGAACAAGATAAAGGAAGATTCAATTCGCTATAATCTAAAGAAATTCACATCGAATTCTTACGATGACCCAATGAAATTACAGTTCGAAGCTCTTTTGAAGAATTTATCCTACGTGAAGAGAGATATGATCATGAGATATAACAGGTACTGCGAAGCTAAATCAATTGAGCCGAAAAAGTTCATAGTCAACGATATCAAGGTTTCAGGAGTCTTAAACTGCTCAATAGTAGAGAATCTAATATGGAATTACCTGGACTGTATACTGTTACACAGTTCTGAATTTGACGATAATCTCAAGCTAATCAAAGATTTTAAACTGCCAACTGTCACTGCTCCAGAAAGAAATAATGTTATGTGTAAAGTAACAGACAAAATGAAGTCATATGGAGTAATGAGTTTTGTTCACGAATTAGTAACAGCATCTGATCTTACAATACAAGTCTTATCAAGCCTATGTGATATAAACGAAGCGTTTATAGTTGATGAAAAGACTTATAATAAGATATTCTTCTCcaataaaaacaaatcGAATCCAGAAAACCTTTTCTCTGAATTTTACAAGACAATGTTACAAGAGATATCCAATCAAATAGGTGAAAGAGTTTCTGAAATCAAGTATTTCGTTGGGAATAAAAAACATGTCCACAAACATTTCTATAAATCCAACTATTTTATGGACACGGAAATGGAAATTTCTAATAAACCTAAAGTGATTGTGGACTTTTCAAACTTTGGAAAAGATTCAAGAAATGAAGAAATGATGGCGCTTGAAAATGAACTGGATGAGGTAAGAAGTAAGTTATATGACCTGAATAAGAAACTGAATGAACAAAACGAGCtcaataaaaatacaaatagaaaattatacacattgacgaaacaaaaattaactCTAGAGAAATCATTGAATGCTATAACAGCAAATGATAACCAGAAGATTTCTGGAAGAAGCTGGAAGCACGATTTAAACAAGTTGAAAAAGAGTAGACTGAAACACATCTCCAACTCTATAGTCGACACAGCAAAAACATTGATGATAAGAATACAAAATGCCTCTGAAATGAAGAATATTCTGATAGAGGCAAATGAATCGTATGACGAATACTGTTCAAAGGTAGTGGAAATTGATGAGATGAGTAACAACGTGACAATTTCAAAGAACCAACTTGATGAACTTAAATCAAGCCTAACTCTACTACAAAACACATTTAAAGAACAGAAAGAGAGAATAGATTTGTATACCaatgtaataaatgatGTGAAACAAGCAATTAATGATAGTGAACAGCTATTTGAGTCTGATTTGTTTGAAGAGAGTACAAATAACTTTAATGAAGTAAAGAAACGATTTGAAAACaagttaattaatttatcgGATTCTGATCTAGAGAAGGAGCTTATAAAGGCTGAAGAACAGGTCAAGAAATTGGAAACAGATGATTTTGAGGAAATTCAACTTATTAAAATGATCCAAGATGAAAGAACACAGAAGGATAAGCTTAAACAGAAAATTTATGATAATAGAACTGAAGTTAATACAGCCACTGAAGAATTGAATAAAAGATATGGAATTTGGGAGTCAAATGTTAAACAATTAGTTACAGAAATTGATTACAAGTTTGGAAAATATATGGAATACATTGGAGATGGATCGGGAGGTCAAGTAAGATTAGATGTAgatattgataatatacAAGAAGCCAAGATGAGAATATTAGTCAAGTTTGATAGAGAAAAGGACCTACTGCCTCTAACAACATCATATCAATCTGGAGGAGAACGTGGAGTAACAACAATGGTATACATACTTTCAGTTCAGAATCTTACAAATAACCCTTTCTTCGTTATTGATGAAATAAATCAAGGACTCGATTCACATTATGAaagaaatttaatgaaactATTACTGGCATCGAATAATTGTGAAGAAGATTCACAGAACCCATCAACACCtcaatatttcattttaacaCCCCAACTAATTTCAGGATATGACCTTTCAAAGGCAACACTTCATTTTCCACTAAATGGACCAGGAATTGAAcaaaatattgaaatataa
- a CDS encoding DNA helicase (SGS1 homologue), putative (Tap349h10.p1c.cand.203 - score = 58.41;~SMART DEXDc (SM00487) at aa 247-453, E()=7.55e-31; HELICc (SM00490) at 485-566, E()=1.03e-23) gives MDSYKILSESISFFALKKTIDHINLITKYFSNDNSVRWDQLVNSLNETQQFINVAVKSSFPNDDLIQYRINLPQQIKTKIELNDESSINYNIENNQNNLFTDSIPDENDEEDPHDSNEFSPCKCSEENNTEYLSKRPSESSIVSTEEGSTELELDEDLGLPEIQREQQKTIIVDMEPEENDTSALPKIQDHLSQYRTNYMNIINSKSLDELYRAEEPEVLNKRFTHLFNNNFPFSEKVHEINKNVFGHNTFRGVQLPAINSILLGHDCFVLMATGFGKSHCYQLPALILNGTVVVFSPLLSLVEDQMKSLKRRNINAETLNSKTTLKEFKRISEYFTDYNTDFSKGSILFITPEKLDKSKKVVDMLEQMYDMNRLKLFVIDEVHCVSQWGHSFRRDYRKLCNLKYLFPRVPILAMTATATPDVVEDITSVLGLHNYVMLKTTINRPNLWIEVRDKRSNIVDEIVLILMMTSGCVIIYCLTTGDCDRLNKNLLKRGIYSVVYHAKMDIKDRLDSQHKWNSGESRIIIATVAFGMGIDKPDVRMIMHTSAPFSLLSYYQEIGRAGRDGKFSVTILWYNSRDFERHKNMHDSDRSFKKRYSSYSSEIMEYCKNKTKCRRVMILEAFGEQPTFGSCFGCDNCCLNLSAKVVDVSDEAVLILKFVKAAMEFRNKGFLTAIIISDAMRGSKRKIIVKYKLNENPYHGTLNFRNQKYIIEVILLMVKQKVLKDCRRKSKNFGRTVLIPGQNASQLLKGDLKIEMTFYGDPMPVIEIADSVNSKANFKVPAKSVKTTRSANSSGNSSSKNSAKSVNNSIIPMSCISNWTNSDVINIDENYTNSKSQVTEIIDDCLDVDDTQIDRVIDLTLDNNRPPDVIESTNEYIEDTSEPTVNMTDENIISGLNQLTQSDILTVETNNIRRKIPDEMMDPS, from the coding sequence ATGGATAGTTATAAAATCTTATCTGAATCTATTTCATTCTTTGCTCTCAAAAAAACTATTGACCACATCAACCTAATAACAAAATACTTCTCTAACGATAATTCTGTAAGATGGGACCAATTAGTTAATTCTCTAAATGAAACACAACAGTTCATTAACGTGGCTGTTAAATCATCATTTCCAAATGATGACCTGATTCAATATAGAATCAACTTGCCTCAACAAATAAAAACTAAGATAGAATTGAATGACGAGTCCTCAATCAACTATAATATTGAGAACAAtcagaataatttatttactgATTCCATTCCAGATGAGAATGACGAAGAAGATCCTCATGATTCAAACGAATTTTCACCATGTAAATGTTCCGAAGAAAACAATACAGAGTATTTGTCTAAGAGACCATCAGAGTCATCAATAGTTTCAACGGAAGAAGGGTCAACAGAATTGGAACTAGATGAGGATCTAGGATTGCCGGAAATCCAAAGAGAACAACAAAAAACAATAATAGTTGATATGGAACCAGAAGAAAATGATACTTCAGCACTACCCAAAATCCAAGACCACTTGTCACAATATCGAACCAATTACATGAATATTATCAATTCTAAATCTCTAGATGAATTGTACAGAGCAGAGGAGCCGGAAGTTTTAAACAAAAGATTCACACATCTCTTCAACAATAACTTCCCATTTAGCGAAAAAGTGcatgaaataaataaaaacgTTTTTGGACATAACACATTTAGAGGAGTTCAATTGCCAGCAATTAACTCAATTCTACTAGGTCACGATTGCTTTGTGCTCATGGCAACAGGTTTTGGTAAAAGCCACTGCTACCAACTTCCGGCACTTATACTTAATGGAACTGTTGTTGTGTTTTCACCACTACTCTCTCTCGTGGAAGATCAAATGAAGTCACTAAAAAGAAGAAACATTAATGCAGAAACACTAAACTCTAAAACAACATTGAAAGAGTTTAAACGAATTTCAGAATATTTTACTGATTATAATACAGATTTCTCAAAAGGAAGTATACTATTTATAACGCCTGAAAAGTTGGACAAGTCGAAAAAAGTGGTTGACATGCTGGAACAAATGTATGATATGAACCGACTAAAGCTCTTTGTAATTGACGAAGTGCATTGTGTATCACAATGGGGGCATTCTTTTAGAAGAGACTATAGAAAGCTTTGTAATTTGAAGTACTTGTTCCCCAGAGTCCCAATACTTGCAATGACTGCGACCGCAACGCCAGATGTCGTGGAGGATATTACATCAGTTCTGGGATTACATAACTACGTGATGCTAAAAACGACAATTAACAGACCAAATCTTTGGATTGAAGTTAGAGATAAACGTTCCAACATTGTGGATGAAATTGTTCTGATTCTCATGATGACTTCTGGTTGCGTTATAATTTACTGCTTGACAACTGGTGATTGTGATAGGCTTAATAAGAATCTGCTTAAACGCGGAATCTATAGCGTAGTTTACCATGCTAAAATGGATATCAAAGATAGACTGGATTCACAGCATAAATGGAATTCGGGTGAATCAAGGATAATTATAGCAACTGTTGCGTTTGGGATGGGAATTGACAAGCCAGACGTTCGTATGATTATGCACACTTCTGCCCCCTTTTCTCTACTTTCATACTATCAAGAGATTGGTAGGGCAGGTCGTGATGGCAAGTTTTCGGTAACTATTCTTTGGTACAACTCTCGCGATTTTGAAAGGCACAAGAACATGCATGACTCGGATAGAAGTTTCAAGAAGAGGTATTCCTCTTATTCTTCTGAAATTATGGAATATTGTAAAAACAAGACCAAATGCAGGAGGGTTATGATTCTAGAAGCTTTTGGTGAACAGCCCACATTCGGCTCTTGCTTTGGTTGTGATAATTGTTGTCTTAACCTATCTGCCAAGGTCGTTGATGTCTCTGATGAGGctgtattaattttaaagtttgTGAAAGCCGCTATGGAATTCAGAAATAAGGGTTTCCTCACCGCCATAATAATTTCTGACGCCATGAGGGGTTCTAAACGcaaaattattgtaaaGTACAAACTAAATGAGAATCCTTATCATGGAACTCTGAATTTCCGTAACCAGAAGTATATTATAGAAGTCATTTTACTGATGGTCAAGCAGAAAGTCCTGAAGGATTGCAGGCGAAAGTCTAAGAATTTTGGGAGGACTGTTTTAATTCCAGGTCAAAACGCATCACAATTACTAAAAGGTGATCTTAAGATTGAGATGACATTTTACGGCGATCCTATGCCTGTTATTGAAATCGCCGATTCAGTCAATTCTAAAGCGAATTTTAAGGTACCAGCCAAATCAGTAAAAACCACTAGATCAGCCAATTCTTCAGGCAATTCTTCAAGCAAAAATTCAGCAAAATCAGTGaataattctataattCCTATGAGTTGTATTTCAAACTGGACTAATTCAGATGTTATAAACATTGACGAGAACTATACCAATTCAAAATCGCAAGTTACGGAAATCATTGATGACTGCTTAGATGTGGATGACACTCAAATTGACAGGGTGATTGACCTCACTCTGGACAATAACAGGCCTCCTGATGTGATTGAATCAActaatgaatatatagaAGATACATCTGAACCAACTGTAAACATGActgatgaaaatattatttcgGGTCTGAACCAGCTTACACAATCTGATATTTTAACGGTTGAAACGAACAATATTCGGAGGAAGATTCCAGATGAAATGATGGATCCTAGTTAA
- a CDS encoding uncharacterized protein (Tap349h10.p1c.C.cand.29 - score = 20.36): MYDSKIFKKLLYKNAGVIMLGTFVSNNIITLRWVNEDSMAPILCPSPNFRVLVLRATKYHKNDVIMYNNPNTGKESYGRLTSFNTSQQIASMANNIPSGHCWVENDNPRSDSDDSNKFGPVSFSIHFVLNHINI; the protein is encoded by the exons ATGTATGATAGTAAGATATTTAAGAAACTCCTCTATAAGAACGCTGGAGTAATAATGCTTGGAACATTTGtatcaaataatatcaTCACATTGAGATGG gTGAATGAAGATTCAATGGCGCCGATACTATGCCCGTCACCTAATTTTAGAG TCTTGGTACTCAGAGCTACAAAATATCACAAAAATGATGTTATCATGTATAATAACCCAAACACAGGGAAGGAATCTTATGGAAGATTAACATCATTTAACACATCGCAACAAATTGCATCAATGGCAAACAATATTCCATCAGGACACTGCTG ggTAGAAAACGATAATCCAAGGTCTGATTCAGATGATAGTAATAAGTTTGGACCTGTGAGTTTTTCTATTCATTTTGTTCTTAATcacataaatatttaa
- a CDS encoding uncharacterized protein (Tap349h10.p1c.C.cand.28 - score = 67.72) has translation MREMVDDIMFFHFHNLQDDFINYYQSTNVILLNLIDNIQKLRIDQIKLSKMTILHGAYTLHRRIQSIFNNHVSKGIVLCAHLKHSKLHDFFIIAACLIYGYTLFHSNWHNERYLCKQNINIIREDILAYKLEVTKCSLVILDDELEPNFKIPHVKFLKISDVYTQSIYNKSRTLSKYLTLVDSMGNVKSKNNIVGKVKSDVRIQNMLASQTSSVSEIKMDDVVMISFTEGNSKNKPKAKKITFREMYEQFKHLEALNMWNKNDILVMFLTNPTYDWINCIGLYYSFYRPNVYVYFMQRYMSTYWKILWESNEHAKNVYLQLGKPYKIVNFIYPRQLEALFTLDEIIKQFPVNEEDPEEEKENNKLEYVTNKTNVEVSSDDKEAFDSADTGTNVKLAKSASKISSYFFGKKGILNNIRSYKSKDLNSLRKQTTKDVDKPTFTVPETNNTTDNSDLYIQKLHLKYSELYNVLSDNRVHFVLSGSNTDYNLSKMIMVNHFLAKAFAILFRGKVPIIVYGSSELSPFISIASCFDDTESFHKYSNLGCKNFYNDIHTYGYYIGNCRYKPLNLRVVRSISKDDDQFMVKCDEGEPGFIVCDVLDNKTMIYDRDLSDLFHNQTYLGLDDIGFYFKSQEDDEEHFYWSYTVNSTFQKDQVYPHMLLMGTSKLVQNSICRRFGLTTSVVKVETVKVNVLKKYSKVITVVELLTAQKSDIAHDIRTGFLETWKTLGLFKNYIEPDEIRVSQIPFTYKGSVNYPALIV, from the exons atgAGAGAAATGGTTGACGATATAATGTTCTTCCATTTTCATAACCTTCAAGATGACTTCATCAATTACTACCAATCCAcaaatgtaattttattaaatttgatagATAATATACAGAAATTGAGGATTGACCAAATTAAGCTTAGCAAAATGACTATTTTACACGGAGCATACACACTTCACCGAAGAATACAATCTATATTTAACAACCATGTTTCAAAAG GAATTGTCTTATGTGCCCATCTTAAACATTCTAAATTACACGACTTTTTCATTATCGCAGCTTGCTTAATATATGGTTATACACTATTTCATTCCAATTGGCACAATGAAAGGTATTTATgtaaacaaaatattaatattattagagAAGATATATTGGCGTACAAATTGGAAGTTACAAAATGTAGTCTAGTCATACTTGATGATGAACTGGAACCTAATTTCAAGATTCCTCACGTCAAATTCCTAAAAATATCAGATGTTTACACACAAAGCATATATAACAAGAGTAGAACATTGTCAAAATACCTAACATTAGTAGATTCAATGGGTAAtgtaaaatcaaaaaataatattgtagGGAAAGTAAAATCAGATGTTAGAATACAAAATATGTTAGCATCGCAAACAAGCAGTGTGTCGGAAATAAAAATGGACGATGTAGTGATGATATCATTTACAGAAGGGAACtcaaaaaataaaccaAAAGCAAagaaaataacatttaGAGAAATGTATGAACAATTCAAACACCTGGAAGCATTAAATATG tgGAATAAAAACGATATACTAGTGATGTTCTTAACGAATCCAACATATGATTGGATTAACTGCATTGGACTGTATTACAGTTTTTACAGACCAAATGTGTATGTGTACTTTATGCAAAGATATATGTCGACATACTGGAAAATATTATGGGAGTCAAATGAACATGCTAAAAACGTATATCTTCAACTGGGAAAGCCATATAAG ATTGTAAATTTCATATATCCAAGACAATTAGAGGCTCTGTTCACACTAGATGAGATAATTAAGCAGTTTCCAGTAAATGAAGAGGATCCAGAGGAAGAGAAAGAAAACAACAAATTGGAATATGTGacaaataaaacaaatgtTGAAGTTTCATCAGATGACAAAGAAGCATTTGATTCTGCAGATACTGGAACAAACGTAAAGTTAGCTAAGTCAGCAAGTAAAATATCAAGTTACTTCTTTGGTAAAAAAggaatattaaataacaTAAGATCATATAAATCTAAAGATCTTAATTCATTAAGGAAACAAACAACAAAAGATGTCGATAAACCAACATTTACTGTTCCAGaaacaaataatacaaCAGATAATTCCGATTTGTACATTCAAAAGTTACACTTGAAATATTCTGAACTATACAATGTGTTGTCAGATAACCGAGTCCACTTTGTGCTTTCAGGATCAAATACTGATTATAATCTAAGTAAGATGATTATGGTTAATCATTTTTTAGCAAAAGCATTTGCTATACTGTTCAGAGGAAAAGTCCCAATAATTGTATACGGATCATCAGAACTAAGCCCATTT ATTTCTATCGCATCGTGCTTTGATGACACTGAATCATTTCATAAGTATTCAAACCTTGGTTGTAAAAACTTCTACAACGATATACACACATACGGATACTACATTGGAAACTGTAGATATAAACCACTAAATTTGAGAGTAGTGAGGTCAATATCCAAAGATGATGATCAATTCATG GTTAAATGTGATGAAGGAGAGCCGGGATTCATAGTGTGTGATGttttagataataaaacaatgATTTATGATAGAGACTTGAGTGATTTGTTCCATAATCAGACATATTTGGGATTAGACGATATTGGCTTTTACTTCAAATCTCaagaagatgatgaagaacATTTCTATTGGTCATACACAGTAAATAGTACATTCCAGAAAGATCAAGTGTATCCACATATGCTACTGATGGGAACGAGTAAATTGGTTCAAAACTCAATATGCCGAAGATTCGGCTTAACAACATCAGTAGTAAAGGTAGAAACCGTCAAGGTTAATgtattgaaaaaatattcaaaagTGATTACAGTAGTTGAGCTTCTAACAGCACAAAAATCTGACATCGCACATGATATAAGAACAGGATTTTTGGAAACATGGA agACTTTGggattatttaaaaactaTATTGAGCCTGATGAAATCAGAGTTAGCCAGATTCCATTTACATACAAAGGAAGCGTCAATTATCCGGCACTAATTGTATGA
- a CDS encoding uncharacterized protein (Tap349h10.p1c.C.cand.27 - score = 19.88) has product MVKLTRIVKKSLVKQISKKDSSTDTTRDESHSSRGKAQPYIDFNNLPTYEDVKNKKKEFENVVSSRNQKKLLKVNKGKQFKKSTKKLDRKLIKSKLNGRVHENKNNIYINNLNQSHLDDDIIINKSENTNLNNNEETPLLNINNSIMSRGKRKRELKKDAWRRKNQFTKEAKKIVEQFQKEIKYGKALGNLSGIKNQMELIEESMRHKKEKESKMTKVRSKISKKSLMNSKRIFNIATKNL; this is encoded by the coding sequence ATGGTAAAATTGACAAGAATTGTAAAGAAAAGTTTAGTAAAGCAAATAAGTAAAAAGGATTCATCGACAGATACAACAAGGGATGAATCACACTCTTCTAGAGGCAAAGCTCAACCttatattgattttaataatttgcCAACATATGAAgatgtaaaaaataaaaagaaaGAATTTGAAAACGTAGTTTCATCAAGGAATCAGAAGAAATTGTTAAAGGTAAACAAAGGTAAACAATTCAAAAAAAGTACAAAAAAATTAGATcgaaaattaattaaaagtAAATTAAACGGACGTGTtcatgaaaataaaaacaatatatatataaataatttaaaccaATCGCACCTTGATGATGATATAATCATAAATAAATCTGAAAacactaatttaaataataacgAAGAAACACctcttttaaatataaataattcaataatGTCAAGAGGAAAGAGAAAGAGAGAGCTTAAAAAGGATGCTTGGAGGAGAAAAAACCAATTCACGAAGGAAGCTAAGAAGATTGTAGAACAATTCCAAAAGGAGATAAAATATGGTAAAGCACTGGGAAACTTATCAGGAATCAAGAATCAAATGGAACTAATTGAAGAATCGATGAGGCATAAAAAGGAAAAAGAATCTAAAATGACTAAAGTTAGGTCGAAGATTTCTAAAAAGTCACTTATGAATAGTAAAAGAATTTTTAACATAGCCACAAAAAACTTGTAG